A region from the Streptomyces sp. 3214.6 genome encodes:
- a CDS encoding DUF4232 domain-containing protein gives MRHSNGVRRAALATTAVTAVAAAVTGILPGTAMAASTTTSTPPPACPASALQVSARQAVHPPVGTGTGAAVVQFTNVSRRTCVLVGHPTVAGAGNGSPAHNTPLKVTRTGRAATVTVRPHGKAWVKLTFVQVQGEADGYCVSGKTPAAFPTMVIGLPHSGKHQVALNEGWWAECDNKVTVTPVSAVKPS, from the coding sequence ATGCGGCACAGCAACGGCGTTCGCAGGGCGGCTCTGGCGACGACGGCGGTCACGGCCGTCGCGGCGGCGGTGACCGGCATCCTGCCCGGCACCGCCATGGCGGCGAGCACCACCACCTCCACCCCGCCGCCCGCCTGCCCGGCCTCCGCCCTCCAGGTCAGCGCCCGGCAGGCCGTCCACCCGCCCGTCGGGACCGGGACCGGGGCGGCGGTCGTGCAGTTCACCAACGTCTCCCGGAGGACGTGCGTTCTGGTGGGCCATCCGACGGTCGCGGGCGCCGGCAACGGCTCCCCCGCCCACAACACCCCGCTCAAGGTCACCCGCACCGGCAGGGCGGCCACCGTGACGGTCCGGCCGCACGGCAAGGCGTGGGTGAAGCTGACCTTCGTCCAGGTCCAGGGGGAGGCCGACGGCTACTGCGTGTCGGGCAAGACCCCGGCGGCGTTTCCGACGATGGTCATCGGGCTGCCGCACTCCGGGAAGCACCAGGTCGCCCTGAACGAGGGGTGGTGGGCCGAGTGCGACAACAAGGTGACCGTCACCCCGGTTTCGGCGGTCAAGCCTTCCTGA
- a CDS encoding DHA2 family efflux MFS transporter permease subunit: MQQRPAARRDTALWTLIIASAAGFMAALDNLVVTTALPSIREDLGGGLGDLEWTVSAYTLTFAVLLMLGAALGDRFGRRLLFAVGLGIFTVASAGAALAPGMEALIAARAVQGLGAAIMMPLTLTLLSAAVAPERRGAAFGVWGAVNGLAVAAGPLIGGTLTEHLSWQWIFWVNVPLGAVLVPLALLRLDESRGPYPRLDLPGTALVSAGLFGIVYGLIRGNADGWSSSPVLTGLIGGIVLLAAFIGYETRAANPMLPMRLFRSRAFSSVNAASLFMFVGMFGSIFLLSQFLQDVGGYSPMEAGVRMLPWTAMPMIAAPIAGVLSDRFGGQPVVVTGLLFQATGLALLALVVSPDVSYPELIPSLVISGLGMGFFFAPTANLVMSSVRVEEQGIASGSNNALREVGGALGVATMSAVFSAQGGYTSTRQFVDGLTPALWTGTGAVLLASVAAALVPRQTGRTREKSAEHPDPVTA, translated from the coding sequence ATGCAACAGCGACCGGCAGCCCGTCGCGACACCGCGTTATGGACGCTGATCATCGCCAGCGCGGCCGGCTTCATGGCCGCCCTCGACAACCTCGTCGTCACCACCGCCCTGCCCTCGATCCGCGAGGACCTGGGCGGCGGACTCGGCGATCTGGAGTGGACGGTGAGCGCCTACACCCTCACCTTCGCCGTGCTCCTGATGCTGGGCGCCGCCCTCGGCGACCGGTTCGGCCGCCGCCTGCTCTTCGCCGTCGGCCTCGGCATCTTCACCGTCGCCTCCGCGGGCGCCGCCCTCGCGCCCGGCATGGAGGCCCTCATCGCGGCGCGGGCCGTACAGGGACTCGGCGCCGCGATCATGATGCCGCTCACCCTCACCCTGCTTTCCGCCGCTGTCGCGCCCGAGCGGCGGGGCGCCGCCTTCGGCGTCTGGGGCGCGGTCAACGGCCTCGCCGTGGCCGCGGGCCCGCTGATCGGCGGCACGCTCACCGAACACCTCTCCTGGCAATGGATCTTCTGGGTCAATGTCCCGCTGGGAGCCGTACTCGTCCCGCTGGCCCTGCTGCGCCTGGACGAGAGCCGCGGCCCCTACCCGCGGCTCGACCTGCCCGGCACCGCACTCGTCAGCGCCGGCCTGTTCGGCATCGTCTACGGGCTGATCCGCGGCAACGCAGACGGCTGGTCCAGCTCGCCCGTCCTGACCGGCCTGATCGGCGGCATCGTCCTGCTCGCCGCCTTCATCGGCTACGAGACGCGCGCGGCGAACCCGATGCTGCCCATGCGTCTCTTCCGCAGCCGCGCCTTCAGCTCCGTCAACGCCGCCAGCCTCTTCATGTTCGTCGGCATGTTCGGGTCCATCTTCCTGCTCAGCCAGTTCCTCCAGGACGTCGGCGGCTACTCGCCGATGGAGGCGGGCGTGCGGATGCTGCCGTGGACCGCCATGCCGATGATCGCGGCGCCGATCGCCGGCGTGCTCTCCGACCGTTTCGGCGGGCAGCCGGTCGTGGTCACGGGACTGCTGTTCCAGGCCACCGGACTCGCGCTCCTCGCCCTGGTCGTCTCTCCCGACGTGTCGTACCCCGAGCTGATCCCGAGCCTCGTGATCAGCGGCCTGGGCATGGGCTTCTTCTTCGCCCCGACGGCCAACCTGGTCATGAGCAGCGTCCGCGTCGAGGAACAGGGCATCGCCTCCGGCTCCAACAACGCACTGCGCGAGGTGGGCGGGGCCCTGGGCGTGGCGACCATGTCGGCGGTCTTCTCCGCGCAGGGCGGCTACACGTCGACCCGGCAGTTCGTCGACGGACTCACGCCCGCGCTGTGGACCGGAACCGGGGCCGTCCTGCTCGCCTCCGTGGCCGCCGCGCTGGTGCCCCGTCAGACGGGACGCACCCGCGAGAAGAGCGCCGAACACCCGGACCCCGTCACGGCCTGA
- a CDS encoding class I SAM-dependent methyltransferase — MTTDAQSTRSTGSLTKGHLSPLDQLRLFEKKYDAVSTGIIGRLPLAPIWRCLDLGAGAGSLSYWLAERVSEGSVLALDTDTGYLEPGRADNLSVRQEDLTAAEFPDGTFDLIIARAVLEHLREPEEALRRITRWLAPGGWLVAEDFYYLPAEHAPTPVGRALVGAYVRRMEAQGADMRWARGLPAALARAGLTDVDSKVTPAGPGQSAADDELIGTRLRQEGHTLVDSGLVTAEQLADFIDSLGTPRGQDMTTLLISAWGQRPLTD; from the coding sequence ATGACAACGGACGCCCAGTCCACCCGAAGCACCGGATCGCTGACCAAGGGGCACCTCTCGCCGCTCGACCAGCTACGGCTGTTCGAGAAGAAGTACGACGCGGTGAGCACCGGCATCATCGGCCGGCTGCCCCTCGCACCGATTTGGCGCTGCCTCGACCTCGGGGCCGGCGCCGGGTCCCTGTCGTACTGGCTGGCGGAGCGGGTGAGCGAGGGATCGGTGCTCGCGCTGGACACCGACACCGGGTATCTGGAACCCGGCCGGGCCGACAACCTGAGTGTCCGTCAGGAGGACCTGACCGCAGCGGAGTTTCCGGACGGCACGTTCGACCTGATCATCGCCCGTGCCGTCCTGGAGCACCTACGGGAACCCGAGGAAGCGCTCCGCCGCATCACCCGGTGGCTGGCGCCGGGCGGCTGGCTGGTGGCCGAGGACTTCTACTACCTCCCCGCCGAGCACGCCCCCACCCCCGTCGGCAGGGCCCTTGTCGGCGCCTACGTGCGGCGGATGGAGGCCCAGGGCGCCGACATGCGGTGGGCCCGCGGCCTGCCCGCCGCCCTGGCCCGGGCGGGGCTCACGGACGTCGACTCGAAGGTGACCCCCGCCGGTCCCGGCCAGTCTGCGGCCGACGACGAGCTGATCGGCACCCGGCTGCGTCAGGAGGGGCACACCCTGGTGGACAGCGGCCTGGTCACGGCCGAGCAGCTCGCCGACTTCATCGACTCCCTCGGCACTCCCCGGGGCCAGGACATGACCACCCTGCTGATCTCCGCGTGGGGACAGCGACCCCTGACGGACTGA
- a CDS encoding antibiotic biosynthesis monooxygenase, whose translation MTSADGTQEGFRTFLILRTDGPQASNKAVEGVEAEVADRIHRLDGFLSSRTHLGLDRDVVVHSVAWRDEASARDGYPAGLSETLLARLGRTVMLRTDLVGGTPSPGVRGPAAGRPPGLVCVAVRYVADHAAAQAMADLLRRSGDWKQDFPGFISATPYISADGRTYINYPQWADRGAFEAYMADRRNAAGQQDIGDLEVAPPDLLLCTLVAETAAAG comes from the coding sequence ATGACTTCCGCTGACGGGACGCAGGAAGGCTTCCGTACCTTCCTCATCCTGCGCACGGACGGACCGCAGGCGTCGAACAAGGCGGTCGAGGGGGTGGAGGCGGAGGTCGCGGACCGGATCCACCGGCTGGACGGATTCCTCTCCTCCCGTACCCACCTCGGCCTCGACCGGGACGTCGTCGTGCACTCGGTGGCCTGGCGGGACGAGGCGAGCGCCCGGGACGGCTACCCGGCCGGCCTCTCAGAGACGCTCCTGGCCCGGCTCGGCCGCACGGTCATGCTCCGCACAGACCTGGTCGGCGGTACCCCGTCGCCCGGCGTGCGGGGACCGGCGGCCGGCCGCCCACCCGGCCTGGTCTGCGTCGCTGTCCGGTACGTCGCCGACCACGCGGCCGCCCAGGCCATGGCGGACCTGCTGCGCCGCAGCGGCGACTGGAAGCAGGACTTCCCCGGATTCATCTCGGCGACGCCGTACATCAGCGCCGACGGCAGGACCTACATCAACTACCCGCAATGGGCCGACCGCGGCGCCTTCGAGGCGTACATGGCCGATCGGCGCAACGCGGCTGGGCAGCAGGACATCGGCGACCTGGAGGTCGCGCCGCCCGATCTCCTCCTGTGCACCCTGGTCGCCGAGACCGCCGCAGCCGGGTAG
- a CDS encoding NmrA family NAD(P)-binding protein → MGAANTTLVIGATGNVGPNVVRQLIGEGVPTRALLLADDPRAGRLPDEGVEVFHGDLADPDSLLPALDGVESVLLMWPFFTLNVDTAPAVLERIERQARRVVFVSSIGVHIGYEHADNNCHAYLEGLIEKTGLEWTFLQTTGFTANARLSYAQQIKATGVVRSPYGAAARSSIHEEDVAAVAVRALTGGELAGRRLVVTGPEVLTQIEQVKIIGELIGRELSWEDVPAEAALKAMVSAGWPPAYASGALDYFAMLTQEPELITTTVEEVIGRPPRTFREWAAEFADDFR, encoded by the coding sequence ATGGGTGCGGCCAATACGACTCTGGTCATCGGAGCCACCGGAAACGTCGGCCCCAACGTCGTCCGTCAGCTGATCGGCGAGGGCGTCCCCACCCGCGCACTGCTCCTGGCGGACGACCCCAGGGCGGGACGCCTGCCGGACGAGGGAGTCGAGGTCTTCCACGGCGACCTGGCCGACCCCGACAGTCTGCTGCCCGCCCTCGACGGCGTCGAGTCCGTCCTGCTGATGTGGCCGTTCTTCACCCTGAACGTCGACACGGCCCCGGCGGTCCTGGAGCGCATCGAACGACAGGCCAGGCGCGTCGTCTTCGTCTCCTCGATCGGGGTGCACATCGGCTACGAGCACGCCGACAACAACTGCCACGCCTACCTGGAAGGGCTGATCGAGAAGACCGGCCTGGAGTGGACGTTCCTCCAGACCACCGGGTTCACCGCCAACGCCCGGCTCTCCTACGCCCAGCAGATCAAGGCGACCGGCGTGGTGCGTTCCCCCTACGGCGCCGCCGCCCGCTCCTCCATCCACGAGGAGGACGTCGCCGCCGTCGCCGTCCGCGCCCTGACCGGCGGCGAACTCGCGGGCCGGCGTCTTGTCGTCACCGGTCCCGAGGTCCTCACCCAGATCGAGCAGGTGAAGATCATCGGCGAGCTGATCGGGCGCGAGCTGAGCTGGGAGGACGTGCCGGCCGAGGCCGCCCTGAAGGCCATGGTGTCCGCGGGCTGGCCGCCCGCGTACGCCAGCGGCGCCCTCGACTACTTCGCCATGCTCACGCAGGAGCCCGAACTGATCACCACGACGGTGGAAGAGGTCATCGGCCGTCCGCCGCGCACCTTCCGCGAGTGGGCCGCGGAGTTCGCCGATGACTTCCGCTGA
- a CDS encoding DUF6182 family protein, translating to MTTDQHPSAATDAVQRTLRAAVGERLRRARPELAARHDLSTTAGLKAAGAAATAADDVDDTLVAVVVRDLDLVAWARQTCAYTLGLGAAEAAAWRRAFTRTVFLAGNPEQLGVRFPLARLAPDRSAAWTAPGPPAATAALRRLLKLLQAPAEVLTGQDTAFEIPRPASSDAPAVRRPPATRDLYLATVDCTLSSALVHLNHLLAEAVLDNLLAPGDRLVLRRVPRLVAHQDRFAAVRVVPDEHAPDRLRLAAALTEPLAPGPD from the coding sequence GTGACCACGGACCAGCACCCGTCCGCCGCCACCGACGCGGTGCAGCGGACCTTGCGGGCCGCCGTGGGGGAGCGCCTGCGCCGCGCACGGCCCGAACTGGCCGCCCGCCACGACCTCTCGACGACGGCGGGCCTGAAGGCGGCCGGCGCGGCGGCCACCGCGGCCGACGACGTCGACGACACCCTCGTGGCCGTGGTGGTGCGGGACCTGGACCTCGTCGCCTGGGCCCGCCAGACCTGCGCGTACACCCTGGGGCTCGGCGCCGCGGAGGCCGCCGCCTGGCGACGGGCCTTCACCCGGACCGTGTTCCTCGCGGGCAACCCCGAGCAGCTCGGGGTCCGATTCCCCCTCGCCCGGCTCGCCCCCGACCGGTCGGCCGCGTGGACCGCACCGGGCCCGCCCGCGGCCACCGCCGCGCTGCGTCGCCTGCTCAAGCTCCTCCAGGCTCCCGCGGAGGTCCTCACCGGGCAGGACACCGCCTTCGAGATACCCCGCCCCGCGTCGTCCGACGCTCCGGCGGTGCGCCGCCCGCCTGCCACCCGGGACCTCTACCTGGCCACCGTCGACTGCACCCTGTCGTCCGCCCTGGTCCACCTGAACCACCTCCTCGCTGAGGCCGTCCTCGACAACCTGCTCGCACCGGGAGACCGACTGGTGCTCCGCAGGGTCCCGCGCCTCGTCGCCCACCAGGACCGCTTCGCGGCCGTACGCGTCGTCCCGGACGAACACGCCCCCGACCGCCTGCGCCTGGCCGCCGCACTGACCGAACCGTTGGCCCCCGGCCCGGATTGA
- a CDS encoding class I SAM-dependent methyltransferase, whose amino-acid sequence MIAHGNHIATHPPELTALERTALLTAALRAAETSRADRLYTDPYAAGLAGDAGWALLAELAAATGRRPGDQDVPSTPDFNAIRTRFLDDHLRHLTHERGVRQVVLAPAGLDTRVFRLRWPAGTRWFEIDRPALLGHKRQRLAEATPRADLHTVAADLTGPDWEKTLRESGYDPTRPSVWVLEGLLYYLPQDEVHRLLTRIAACCAPGSEIAADLVNTTALTLPDMKPLLSVFEDWGTPWVSGSDEPERLFDACGYTVTVRQPGDEGADFDRWPDPVPPRDVRGVRRVFFVHGSLRTPR is encoded by the coding sequence ATGATCGCGCACGGGAACCACATCGCCACCCATCCGCCTGAGCTGACCGCGCTGGAGCGCACCGCGCTGCTCACCGCCGCGCTGCGGGCCGCCGAGACCAGCCGCGCGGACCGGTTGTACACGGACCCGTACGCCGCCGGTCTGGCCGGGGACGCCGGCTGGGCGCTGCTCGCCGAGCTCGCCGCGGCGACCGGCCGCCGCCCGGGCGACCAGGACGTGCCCAGCACTCCCGACTTCAACGCCATCCGCACCCGTTTCCTCGACGACCACCTGCGTCACCTCACCCACGAACGAGGCGTACGGCAGGTCGTGCTGGCACCCGCGGGCCTCGACACCCGGGTCTTCCGCCTGCGCTGGCCGGCCGGCACCCGGTGGTTCGAGATCGACAGGCCCGCCCTGCTCGGCCACAAGCGGCAGCGGCTGGCCGAGGCCACCCCCCGCGCGGACCTGCACACCGTCGCGGCCGACCTCACCGGCCCCGACTGGGAGAAGACGCTGCGGGAGAGTGGGTACGATCCGACCCGCCCCTCGGTGTGGGTGCTGGAAGGCCTGCTGTACTACCTTCCGCAGGACGAGGTGCACCGGTTGCTGACCAGGATCGCCGCCTGCTGCGCACCCGGCAGCGAGATCGCCGCCGACCTGGTGAACACCACCGCCCTGACGCTGCCCGACATGAAGCCGCTGCTCTCCGTGTTCGAGGACTGGGGGACTCCCTGGGTGTCCGGCAGCGACGAGCCCGAACGCCTCTTCGACGCGTGCGGGTACACGGTGACGGTCCGTCAACCCGGAGACGAGGGAGCCGACTTCGACCGCTGGCCCGATCCGGTACCACCCCGGGACGTGCGGGGAGTGCGCCGCGTGTTCTTCGTCCACGGCTCACTGCGGACACCCCGGTGA
- a CDS encoding GH3 family domain-containing protein, with protein MNSADSRTDPDRAARYTARVQAERAKLLTALADPAGQRRQVLADLLEFNAGTDYGAAHGFGRVRTLDEYRRAVPIQTYADLEPWIERSAAGEANVLTADRPAVFFTSSGSTGARKKIPVTPRFMRTTFFPFYYAAWAPLLAHFPEVLHSPDAVLNLKHDPLTAPPTTRSGKPHVGASQVNFGEIFGERLSAEPGTDAPWAELPVPVAAQDHLEKAYLRLRLAVAGDVRCVIGINPAMVAALPHQLRLWWPRIVKEIRDGTLGGFPYDSPDPARAAELEHIADRFGAVRPAHVWPRLRVLFCWTTGLATLYLPRLREEFGAGVTVLPAPVAASEGPVAVALDRHGSAGSLVVTASVYEFVDADENLTTDAPTLLSEELEPGRDYHVVFSHVGGLYRYAVGDIVRVVDRVHGVPRLAYAGRATRSDHAGERLRDAQVIRALSGALDATGLELRNAAARVDTEDGIGRYVFAVAPTTPWHEDESLAFGARLDDALARESAGYRAARAAGRLAAPTTLRLPADAFLRDWQDTVAGGVRPTQVKDRLFRQDPAQWERLVGPAAAAPGSLPQEDSA; from the coding sequence ATGAACTCCGCTGACTCGCGGACGGATCCGGACCGCGCGGCGCGCTATACCGCGCGGGTCCAAGCGGAACGGGCGAAGCTGCTGACCGCCCTCGCCGATCCGGCTGGACAGCGCCGCCAAGTCCTCGCCGACCTACTGGAGTTCAACGCGGGCACCGACTACGGCGCCGCCCACGGCTTCGGCCGCGTACGCACCCTCGACGAATACCGCAGGGCGGTGCCCATCCAGACGTATGCCGACCTCGAACCCTGGATCGAGCGGAGCGCGGCCGGTGAGGCGAACGTCCTGACCGCCGACCGGCCCGCCGTCTTCTTCACCAGCAGCGGAAGCACCGGCGCCCGCAAGAAGATCCCGGTCACCCCCCGCTTCATGCGCACCACGTTCTTCCCCTTCTACTACGCCGCCTGGGCACCGCTTCTCGCCCACTTCCCCGAGGTGCTGCACAGCCCGGACGCGGTGCTCAATCTGAAGCACGACCCGCTCACCGCCCCGCCCACCACCCGCTCCGGCAAGCCCCATGTCGGCGCCAGCCAGGTGAACTTCGGGGAGATTTTCGGCGAGCGCCTCTCCGCCGAGCCCGGCACCGACGCCCCCTGGGCGGAACTGCCCGTGCCGGTCGCCGCCCAGGACCACCTGGAGAAGGCGTATCTGCGGCTGCGCCTCGCGGTCGCGGGCGACGTCCGCTGCGTCATCGGGATCAACCCGGCCATGGTCGCGGCCCTGCCCCACCAACTGCGCCTGTGGTGGCCGCGGATCGTCAAGGAGATCCGCGACGGCACCCTCGGCGGCTTCCCGTACGACAGCCCCGACCCGGCCCGCGCGGCCGAACTGGAGCACATCGCCGACCGGTTCGGCGCCGTGCGCCCGGCCCACGTATGGCCCCGGCTGCGCGTGCTGTTCTGCTGGACCACCGGGCTCGCCACCCTCTATCTGCCCCGGCTGCGGGAGGAGTTCGGCGCCGGCGTCACGGTACTGCCCGCCCCGGTCGCCGCCTCCGAGGGCCCGGTGGCCGTCGCCCTCGACCGGCACGGCAGTGCTGGAAGCCTCGTCGTCACCGCGTCCGTGTACGAGTTCGTCGACGCCGACGAGAACCTCACAACCGACGCGCCGACCCTGCTGTCCGAGGAGCTCGAACCGGGGCGCGACTACCACGTCGTCTTCAGCCACGTCGGCGGGCTCTACCGCTACGCCGTAGGGGACATCGTCCGGGTGGTCGACCGGGTCCACGGCGTACCCCGTCTCGCCTACGCGGGGCGCGCCACCCGCAGCGACCACGCGGGGGAGCGGCTGCGCGACGCCCAGGTCATCCGGGCCCTGTCCGGCGCCCTCGACGCCACCGGGCTCGAACTGCGCAACGCCGCCGCCCGGGTGGACACCGAGGACGGCATCGGCCGGTACGTCTTCGCCGTGGCGCCCACCACCCCCTGGCACGAGGACGAGTCCCTCGCGTTCGGCGCCCGGCTCGACGACGCACTGGCCCGCGAGTCGGCGGGCTACCGCGCGGCACGGGCCGCCGGCCGGCTCGCCGCGCCCACCACACTCCGGCTGCCCGCCGACGCCTTCCTGCGCGACTGGCAGGACACCGTGGCCGGCGGCGTACGGCCCACCCAGGTCAAGGACCGGCTCTTCCGCCAGGACCCCGCTCAGTGGGAGCGGCTCGTCGGCCCCGCCGCAGCGGCACCGGGCTCGTTGCCTCAGGAGGACTCCGCATGA
- a CDS encoding YceI family protein, with amino-acid sequence MAVHGNAVQFRPHAGTYTIDPAQSAVRFRIRNFFGLVVVRGTLGVSRGEVVVADPAESSTVEAYVSAASIDTGNDNRDTHVRGPAFLDVATHAEMQFHGERVEAGDEAHLLHGRLTVRGISKPAALTLDVLSGDERRLECHAVTTVDRYAFGVTKGRGSMGRHLTIELDVVAERN; translated from the coding sequence ATGGCCGTTCACGGCAACGCCGTGCAGTTCAGGCCCCACGCGGGCACGTACACGATTGACCCCGCACAGTCGGCCGTCCGGTTCCGCATCCGCAACTTCTTCGGACTGGTCGTCGTCCGCGGCACCCTCGGCGTCTCCCGGGGCGAGGTGGTGGTGGCGGATCCCGCGGAGTCCTCGACCGTCGAGGCGTACGTCTCCGCCGCCAGCATCGACACCGGCAACGACAACCGCGACACGCACGTCCGCGGGCCCGCGTTCCTGGACGTCGCCACACACGCCGAGATGCAGTTCCACGGCGAGCGCGTCGAGGCTGGTGACGAGGCCCACCTGCTGCACGGGCGCCTGACGGTGCGCGGAATCAGCAAACCGGCCGCCCTGACCCTCGACGTCCTCTCCGGTGACGAACGACGGCTGGAGTGCCACGCGGTCACCACCGTCGACCGGTACGCCTTCGGTGTGACCAAGGGAAGGGGTTCCATGGGCCGCCATCTCACCATCGAGCTCGACGTGGTCGCCGAGCGGAACTGA
- the istB gene encoding IS21-like element helper ATPase IstB — MAPTTAPAKTHPPTADAAGAAKPDGQSARTGRQTAADLAFLARAMKAPALLDAAERLAERARTESWTHTEYLVACLQREVSARDSHGGEGRIRAARFPAIKTIEELDLTHLRGLTRQQLAHLGTLDFIAAKENAVFLGPPGTGKTHLATGLAVRACQAGHRVAFATAAQWVDRLAAAHQSGRLQDELVKLGRYPLIVIDEVGYIPFEAEAANLFFQLVSNRYERASVIVTSNKPFGRWGETFGDETVAAAMIDRLVHHAEVHSLKGESYRMKGRELGRVPTATDND; from the coding sequence ATGGCCCCAACCACCGCCCCCGCGAAAACACACCCTCCCACCGCGGACGCGGCCGGCGCGGCCAAGCCCGACGGCCAGAGCGCCCGCACGGGCCGGCAGACCGCCGCCGACCTGGCTTTCCTCGCCCGTGCCATGAAGGCCCCGGCCCTGCTGGACGCCGCCGAGCGCCTGGCCGAACGCGCCCGCACCGAATCGTGGACCCACACCGAGTACCTGGTCGCCTGCCTGCAGCGCGAGGTCTCCGCCCGCGACTCCCACGGCGGCGAGGGCCGCATCCGCGCCGCCCGCTTCCCCGCCATCAAGACCATCGAGGAGCTCGATCTCACTCATCTGCGTGGTCTGACGCGCCAACAACTCGCACACCTGGGAACATTGGACTTCATAGCGGCCAAAGAGAACGCCGTCTTCCTGGGACCGCCGGGCACCGGCAAGACCCACCTGGCGACCGGACTCGCCGTCCGGGCCTGCCAGGCCGGCCACCGGGTCGCGTTCGCCACCGCCGCCCAGTGGGTCGACCGCCTTGCCGCCGCCCACCAGAGCGGCCGGCTCCAAGACGAACTGGTCAAGCTCGGCCGCTACCCGCTGATCGTGATCGACGAGGTCGGCTACATCCCGTTCGAGGCCGAGGCCGCGAACCTGTTCTTCCAGCTCGTCTCGAACAGATACGAGAGAGCCAGCGTGATCGTCACCTCGAACAAACCCTTCGGACGCTGGGGAGAGACCTTCGGCGACGAGACCGTCGCCGCCGCCATGATCGACCGACTCGTCCACCACGCCGAGGTCCACTCCCTCAAAGGCGAGTCCTACCGCATGAAGGGCCGCGAACTCGGCCGCGTCCCCACCGCCACCGACAACGACTGA
- the istA gene encoding IS21 family transposase: MIHVEDWAEIRRMHRVEGLSARAVARQLGISRNTVLRALASDRPPRYRRAPKGSAVDAVEPAVRELLKQTPTMPVTVIAERIGWERGLTILRERVRELRPAYLPVDPVSRTVYEPGELAQCDLWFPAVDIPLGYGQSGRPPVLVMVSGYSRVITARMLPSRQTGDLIDAHWRLLTAWGAVPKMLVWDNEAGVGKGRLTSEFAAFAGLLAIRVHLCRPRDPEAKGLVERANGYLETSFLPGRLFSGPDDFNAQLTAWLQIANRRHHRVIDARPIDRWERDRASMLAIPPVGPPHWWPLRTRLGRDHYIRVDTNDYSVHPRAIGHIVTVHADTEEITVTCGDDLVARHARCWARHQSLTDPEHAAAARNLRGEVIHQQAARAATARAAALAPDSLGIEVEQRELGTYDRMFTLIEGGGGKEDT; encoded by the coding sequence GTGATCCACGTGGAGGACTGGGCTGAGATCCGCCGCATGCACCGGGTGGAGGGGCTGTCGGCTCGTGCGGTGGCCCGTCAGCTGGGGATCTCCAGGAACACCGTGCTGCGGGCTTTGGCCTCGGACCGTCCGCCGCGGTATCGGCGGGCGCCGAAGGGCTCGGCGGTGGACGCGGTGGAGCCTGCCGTGCGGGAGCTGCTGAAACAGACGCCGACGATGCCCGTGACGGTGATCGCGGAGCGGATCGGCTGGGAGCGGGGGCTGACGATTCTGCGGGAGCGGGTGCGTGAGCTGCGGCCGGCTTATCTGCCGGTGGACCCCGTCTCGCGGACGGTCTATGAGCCGGGTGAGCTCGCGCAGTGCGACCTGTGGTTCCCGGCCGTGGACATCCCGCTCGGTTACGGCCAGAGCGGGCGGCCGCCGGTGCTGGTCATGGTGTCCGGTTATTCGCGGGTGATCACGGCTCGGATGCTGCCCTCACGGCAGACGGGCGATCTGATCGACGCCCACTGGCGGCTGCTGACCGCTTGGGGAGCCGTGCCGAAGATGCTGGTCTGGGACAACGAAGCCGGAGTCGGCAAGGGACGCCTGACCAGCGAGTTTGCCGCGTTCGCGGGCCTGCTCGCCATCCGGGTGCACCTCTGCCGGCCCCGGGACCCGGAGGCGAAGGGCCTGGTCGAGCGCGCGAACGGCTACCTGGAGACCAGCTTCCTGCCCGGCCGCCTCTTCTCCGGCCCGGACGACTTCAATGCCCAGCTGACCGCCTGGCTGCAGATCGCCAACCGGCGCCATCACCGCGTCATCGACGCCCGGCCGATCGACCGTTGGGAGCGCGACCGGGCGTCGATGCTCGCCATCCCGCCCGTCGGCCCGCCCCACTGGTGGCCGCTTCGCACCCGTCTGGGCCGGGACCACTACATCCGCGTCGACACCAACGACTACTCCGTCCACCCCCGCGCGATCGGCCACATCGTCACGGTGCACGCCGACACCGAGGAGATCACCGTGACCTGCGGCGACGACCTGGTGGCCCGTCATGCCCGCTGCTGGGCCAGGCATCAGAGCCTGACCGACCCCGAGCACGCCGCGGCGGCCCGGAACCTGCGCGGTGAGGTGATCCACCAGCAGGCGGCCCGGGCGGCCACCGCCAGGGCCGCGGCCCTGGCCCCCGACAGCCTCGGCATCGAGGTCGAACAACGCGAGCTGGGCACCTACGACCGCATGTTCACCCTCATCGAGGGCGGCGGCGGGAAGGAGGACACCTGA